The Candidatus Hydrogenedentota bacterium genome has a segment encoding these proteins:
- the flgC gene encoding flagellar basal body rod protein FlgC, whose translation MAYGAMLDGISATDIAVSGLKTQRTRMNVIANNIANALTTRTARGGAFRRQLAIVRGEQLQPAINPDKFGVNVKSIKTDYSPLRQVYEPGHPDADANGYVNYPNVDVSVEMVNLVAAQRAYDANVAVVVSDKRMRQKALEILQA comes from the coding sequence ATGGCTTACGGCGCCATGTTGGATGGCATTTCAGCGACGGATATCGCGGTAAGCGGGCTGAAGACCCAGCGGACCCGGATGAACGTCATTGCGAATAACATTGCCAATGCCCTGACAACCCGTACGGCTCGGGGCGGCGCGTTTCGACGCCAATTGGCCATCGTTCGGGGAGAACAACTCCAGCCCGCCATCAATCCCGACAAGTTCGGGGTTAATGTGAAATCGATCAAGACAGACTATTCGCCTTTGCGCCAGGTCTACGAGCCGGGTCATCCGGACGCTGACGCCAATGGCTACGTGAATTACCCCAATGTCGACGTGTCGGTGGAGATGGTGAATCTTGTGGCGGCACAACGGGCGTATGACGCGAACGTCGCGGTGGTGGTGTCGGATAAACGAATGCGGCAGAAGGCTCTGGAGATCCTGCAGGCGTGA
- the flgB gene encoding flagellar basal body rod protein FlgB: protein MEPFAGVEAAELLHNAMRVAATNHRIIANNIANADTPNYNAVRMDFQGTLKAALEGRDRVSLRKTQDRHLDSVRYLAKFDNLAVSSKNDYNKVDLEEEMARLSSNTSDYTTYGSLLVKYYQQVKNMLTTLR from the coding sequence TTGGAGCCGTTTGCGGGTGTCGAGGCGGCCGAATTGCTGCACAACGCGATGCGTGTGGCGGCCACAAACCACCGCATCATCGCGAACAACATCGCGAACGCCGACACGCCCAACTACAATGCCGTGCGCATGGACTTCCAGGGAACCCTGAAAGCCGCCCTCGAGGGCCGGGACCGCGTCTCTCTTCGCAAGACCCAGGACCGGCACCTCGACAGCGTGCGGTATTTAGCAAAATTCGATAATCTTGCGGTTTCCTCAAAAAATGACTACAATAAAGTTGACTTGGAGGAGGAGATGGCAAGGCTTAGTAGCAATACAAGCGACTACACAACATATGGTAGTCTCCTTGTCAAGTACTATCAACAAGTCAAGAACATGTTGACAACGCTTCGCTGA
- a CDS encoding flagellar M-ring protein FliF, giving the protein MLDFLRQLLTGVQRTWRRLSLSARINIALSLAATVAIIGVLVVYGSRPQYVVLYSGLDRE; this is encoded by the coding sequence GTGTTGGATTTTTTACGCCAGCTCTTGACCGGAGTTCAGCGCACATGGCGCCGGCTTTCGCTGAGCGCCCGCATCAACATCGCACTATCGCTTGCAGCGACTGTCGCCATCATCGGGGTCCTGGTGGTATATGGCAGCAGGCCTCAATACGTGGTGCTCTATTCGGGGCTGGACCGGGAAGA
- the fliE gene encoding flagellar hook-basal body complex protein FliE, with protein MADESMRIEGLAPRRVEGVLPELRTSRAAADTTAASSFKDVLADAVGEVQRLQNEADMTIKQVVAGEIKDVTDAMIAVEKADVAFQTLMTVRNKIVAAYEEIMRTQI; from the coding sequence ATGGCTGACGAAAGCATGAGAATTGAGGGACTTGCCCCAAGACGGGTGGAGGGAGTTCTGCCCGAACTCCGCACGTCGCGTGCCGCGGCGGACACAACGGCGGCCAGTTCGTTCAAGGACGTCTTGGCGGACGCGGTCGGTGAAGTGCAACGGCTTCAAAACGAAGCGGATATGACCATCAAACAGGTGGTTGCCGGCGAGATCAAAGACGTCACCGACGCGATGATTGCCGTGGAAAAGGCGGATGTGGCTTTCCAGACATTGATGACCGTTCGTAACAAGATTGTGGCCGCGTACGAAGAGATTATGCGGACGCAGATTTAG